The stretch of DNA ATCCCCGATGCCCAGAATCGCGCTGGAATCGGTGGCGACGATCATCCGCACGTCGTTCAGCGGCACGTTTTCCAGCAGTTCGTCGGCCCGGTCTATGTCTTCGGTACTCACCGCAAACCCACGTGGATAGCGGTAGATGTGCGAGAAGACCCGCACCGCCTCGCCCACCGTCGGCGTGTACAGAATGGGCAGCATTTCTTCCAGATGGTCTTCCAGCATGGCGTAAAACAGAACCTCGTTGCGGTCTTGCAGCGCCCGCAAATATTCGTGCTTGCCAAGATCGGTGGTCTGCTGAAGGTAGCGCAGGTAGGTGCGGTCTTTTTGCTCCTGCAAGGTGCTGGTATGCGGCGGAATCAGGCCTTCGATGCCCAATTCTCGCCGCTCCTGCCGGGTAAAGGCTGTGGTTTTGTTCAGCAGCGGATTTTGCAGCAGGGCCAGCCCAGTCACGCGCACATCCAGGTAGCGCTGGCCTTGTTCGTCGCGCTTGACATCGTAATAACGGGACACGGGAAGCGGTTCGGGCATATCGCCCCAGCATAGCGGGACAGGAGTGAGCGCGGTTCAGCGTGTCTGACTTGCCCGAGCTGCGGCCCACCGCGCCCGCAGCGTTTCAAAGTTGGCGTCTATGCGTGTTTGCGGTAGTGCCATCTGGGTTGTCATTCCCGTGCCGATGGCGTCGCCCAGCGCGTTTACGGCCTCCATTCGGCACACCACGCGGCGGCCTTCCATGCGCTCGAAGGTGGCGGTGATGCTCACGGTCATGCCGGGCAGGGCCGAGGCGGTGTGCTGCACCTCTACCTGCGTGCCAATGCCGCCCTCTCCCTCTTCCAGAAACGGCAGGATGATTTTGCGCCCCGCTTCCTCAAAATGCCGCGCCATCCAGTAGGTCGCGTACACCGGATGCACCGCGCCGAGTTCTTCAAATTGCACGGTCATGGCGTCGGTGACCTGCACGGTCAGGGTTTGGGAGAAGCCGGGTGGAATGGGCCGCATGGGGGAAGGGTAGCAGGGGAGGAGAGGTTTAAGGGTCTAAAGGTCAGGGGTCGAAGCAAGGCAATCGCTGCGCTCATTCACCCCCTCCCCCTCTCCTGCGGAGCTGTATCAGTCAAGGGAGCAATACCAAGCTTTTGCCCTTGCCGTTTGCCCTCGCCCCTTGTGGGAAAGGGGCGCTGCAAGAGCAGCGGGGGGAGGGGGCAGTTCCGTAACGTCCCCGCCCCAACACCTTAGCCCCTCGACTCTTTGACCCTTAAACAACGCGCCTTCCCCAGTCCACTCCCCTAAACTCCACAGCCAAGCACAGCCGCGATGCTCTACGCTCAGGCCATGCGCCCCTTGCTGTTGCTGTTGCCTCTGCTGCTCTTGGGCCAAACCTCCGCCCAGACCGTGATCTCACGCGGCGCGGCGCATATTACCGGGCACGCGGCGGGCACATTCGGGGGGACGGGCGACATCGGCGGGCCAGTCGGCGGGGTGGCGTGGGGGCCGAATGGAACGGCCTATACGCTGGACGGCGCACAAATTCTGCACCGTTGGGACGTGTCTACGGGCCGTTCCCTGTCTCGGCAGGTGCTGTGGCCGCCCGCCTCTGTACCGGGGGCGCGTGATCCGGCATTCGGCCCACGCCTGTTTTTGGATGGCACGGTTTTAGATGGCCCAGGTTTGGAGGGCACACTGGGAACAGCGGCGGGCCTGCTCGTGCGCGTCACAGGCATTCAGAATGATCAACCTTACCGCACGGCCTTTACCCTCACCCCAGACGGACGGCGCGTGCTGGGCGATCCCTGCCCCTCTTCAGAGAGGAGGCTGCGTGGCTGCATACGGGTGGGCCGCCTGACCGTGCAAGACCGGACGGAAGCAGGCGCGACTGCCCCCCAAACGCCCCCGCTGGAACTGATCTACAAAGACCCGGCGACGGGCAAGACGCTCACGACCCGTCCAGACCCGCCCCCGGATGGAGCGCGATTGATTTTGGGTGAGTTGGGCAGCGGCGCCAGCCGGATTCCTGCCAGTACCGTGACCCTGCCACGCGGCGAGGTGCTGCGGGTGGTGCCTTCACCCGATGGTTCGCGCACGGCGGTCTTGCGCTTGGTCACGCCCCGGCCCAGCTGGGGTGCAGGTACGGCGTATGTGGATGTGGTGCAGCGCAAGGGGGGCAAACGGGTGTCGTGGCCGCTGCCGGGAACCACCCTGGCCGAGGCCGCTGCGCCCGACCTGCGCTGGGTGGGCAACTCGCGCCTGCTGACCGCTACCGCCGAGCAAGACCCCGCTACAGGCGGCGCATTGAGCGGGCAAATCGTAGCGTTACGCGACGCCCTCACAGGCCGCGCCCGCTGGAAGCTGTCCACCACCGCCGGGTTGGTTGGTGCAGTTCCTTCCCCCGATGGCCGCCTGTGGCTGACCGTGCGCGGCGGCAGCGTCCCCGAGGTGCGGCGGGTCAGCGACGGACAATTCGTGCGGGTGCTGGGGCGTGCGGTGGTGGCGTGGGTGCCGCTGGCGGGGAGTGTCTCTAGCAGCGGGCGGGCAGCGGTGGCCCTCAGCGTGGGTGGCGGGGCCGGGGCGCTGAGTTTGCTGGACCGGGCAGGCCGGGAAGTCCCGCTGGCTGGGGGCGCGGCCCGCTGGCGTTTTGCCGTACCCGGCGTACCCGACGCCCTCGCTGCTACCCCCGACGGCGGGCGCTTTGCGTTGGCGGTTCCGGGGGCGCTGTACCTGCTGGACAGTACAGGCAGGCTCCGGCAGACCCTGAAACTACCGGGACTGAGGGTCATGACCTTGACCTTCGGCACAGGCGGCGTGTTGTCGGCGCGGGCCAACGATTCGGCGCTGGGCGGGGAACGCACGCTGGCATGGCGACTGGACTCGGCGGGCCAACTGAAGCCCCTTGTCCTGCCCCCCTTGCCCGATGGCAGCCGCTACAGCCTGCCCATTTCTGCCCTGCTGCTGCGCGAAGATGTGCGCCGCCCGGCCCAGACTGGCCCCCTCCAATCGCGCCTGAGTGTGCTGAACCTTGCGGGCGGCCTGCGCTGGCAAGACGCCTGGGGGCCAGAAACCGCCGCCCTTGTCAGCCCCGATGGGCATACCGTGTTGCGGGCCAGAGGAATAGCCATTCCTGGTCAGATAGAGGTGCAGGCGCTGAAGCTCTATCTGGCCGACGCCCGCACCGGACAGGCTCGTCCACCGCTCACCCTCTCGCCGCTTGCCCTGAAATTCTACCGGGGCCTCGGCGTCGCTGATTTTGCCCCCAGTCGCCGC from Deinococcus sp. QL22 encodes:
- a CDS encoding thioesterase family protein, with the protein product MRPIPPGFSQTLTVQVTDAMTVQFEELGAVHPVYATYWMARHFEEAGRKIILPFLEEGEGGIGTQVEVQHTASALPGMTVSITATFERMEGRRVVCRMEAVNALGDAIGTGMTTQMALPQTRIDANFETLRARWAAARASQTR